Genomic DNA from Microbaculum marinisediminis:
CGACGCGATCGATCTGACACTGGTCTCCGAAGCCGGCGAAACCGTGCTGCCGTCCCAGGTGACCTATCTCGAGCCGATGGATATCTGGCTTGTCGAGTCGACGGACGTTCCCGCCGCCGACCTGCGCCGCATCGTCACCGGAGGCTCGGCGCTCAATGTCATGGTCCAGGATGGCGGCGAGGAAATTCCCCTCGCCGGTGCCGCCGAAGGCTTCGAGGCGTTGTTCTCCGCCTGCGGCCCGCAATAGCGCGCGCTTCAAAGCTCGATCAGCTTGCCTTCGCGCAGGGTCACACGCCGGTCCATCCGTTCGGCGAATTCCAGATTGTGCGTGGCGATCAGCGCCGCCAGTCCGGTGCCGTGCACCAGGCGCAACAGGATATCGAACACATACTCGGCGGTATCGGGATCGAGATTGCCGGTGGGTTCGTCGGCGAGCAGGATATGCGGCGCATTGGCGACCGCACGGGCGATGGCGACGCGCTGCTGTTCACCGCCCGAGAGCTCGCCGGGCCTGTGGGTCTTGCGTTCGCCGAGACCGAGGAAGGTCAGCAACTCGCCCGCCCTCTCCTCCGCGACGTCCTGGCCGAGGCCGGCGATACGCTGCGGCAGCGACACGTTCTCGAGCGCGGTGAATTCCGGCAGCAGGTGATGGAACTGATAGACGAACCCGATCTGGCGCCGCCGCACAGCGGTGCGCTCGCCGTCGTCCATCCGCGTGGTATCGACACCGCTGATAAAGACGGTTCCCGTGTCCGGTCGT
This window encodes:
- a CDS encoding ABC transporter ATP-binding protein, with product MAMTEGGYSESESVPALALSGVERTYRQGDSALHVLRGIELEMKPGEIVGLVGPSGAGKSTLLHVAGLLERPDTGTVFISGVDTTRMDDGERTAVRRRQIGFVYQFHHLLPEFTALENVSLPQRIAGLGQDVAEERAGELLTFLGLGERKTHRPGELSGGEQQRVAIARAVANAPHILLADEPTGNLDPDTAEYVFDILLRLVHGTGLAALIATHNLEFAERMDRRVTLREGKLIEL